The genomic window GAGGTGATGAGGTCCCGGTAGGTCCTCACGCCCGAAGCCTGGTCGGCGATGACCGCCCTGCCGGGATCCCGCGCCGCCTGGCGCAGGAAGACCTCGGGGATGGTGGCGCCCTCGGGCACGAGCGCGGGCAGCCCCATCGGCCGGAACCAGGAGGAGGGCACGGGCTTGAGGGGGGCCCCCGCCGTGTCGATGGCGTGGCCCGAGGCCGCGAGCAGCGCGTCCCCCACGGTGACCAGGGAATCCGGGTCGCCCAGGTGGTGGCCGAATTCCTGCTCGATCCAGAGCTGGAGCTCCAGGCGCATCAGGCTGTCCATGCCCAGGTCCCGGGCGAGCTGGTCGGCGTCCTGGAGCCCGGCCTTCCCGGACATGTCCCTCAGCCGGGCCTGCACCTGCTCCCGCACCGCCGGGGTGACCTCCCCCGGGTCCCCCTGGAGACGCACCTGGGGCGGGTCGGGAAGGACGCGGCGGCCGCCGGGCTCCCACGGCGTGGCGGGCACGTGGAGGGCGGGCGGCGCGTCCTCGTTGAAGAACGCCTCCATCCTCCGGTTCATGGCCTCCCGGCCCTCGGACCGCGGGAAGTCGGCGGGCTCGGCCAGTTCCACCGTCACCTCCCGGCGGGGGCAGAAGAAGACGAAGCTGGCGAGGATGTCCAGGGCCTGGCGGGCCAGGACCCGCATGAAATCGGGGGAGTGCCCCGCGGCGCGGCTGAAGCGGCTGCCCCAGAGCCCTCGGGTGCGCACCAGCACCACCCGGGCTCCGGGCGCCGCCGCCAGGATGGTCTCCACCGCGCTGTTGCCCCCCAGGTCCTCCAGGCGGCTGCGCATGAGGTGGCCGCCGGGGTAGAGCAGGATGTTCCGGCCCTGGGCCAGGTCCTCCGCGCATTCCCGGATCACCCGCTCCACTTCGGGCCGGCAGCTCTCGCCGTACTTGGCCAGGTCCGGCAGCGGCTTGGCCCCGAACTGCTTCGTGATCCAGTTGATGCCGGGGCTGGCGATGCGGTCCCGGTCCGCCAGCGAGGCGGGGCGGAACCGGGGGTAGAGGGTCCCGGCCACGATGACCGGATCGATGAGGGCCGGGTGGTTGGGCAGGAAGAGGATGCCGCCGGCGCCCCGGGAGGCCACCTCCTCCAGCCCCTTGACCCGGATGCGGTAGCGCAGCGAGAGGAGGCCGCGGCCCAGTGCGATGAAGAGGGAGGCCGTCACGCCCATTGCGCACTCCGGAGCAGGACCCGCATGCCCGCGCTTAGCACCAGGGCGAGGCACCCCACGACGCACATGCCCGTGGTGGGGGCCCAATGGGCGTTGAGGAGGTTCGAAAGCGGGCCGCTCAGCATGATTCCGCCGAACACGGCGAAATTGGCCGAGGCCAGGACCGCGCCCCGGCGGGAGGCTTCGGGCCGCCGCTGGATGAAGCTCTCCACGGGGATCAGGAAGATGCCGCCGAACAGCCCCACCAGGGCCACCGCCACGAAGACCGCAGGGACCACGAAGGGCGCGGGCAGCAGGCGCAGGGCGGGCAGCGCCATCATCGAAAGGCCCATCCCGGCCCCCGCGGGCGCCAGCACCCGGTGCCAGTCCTCGCCCTTGGCCCACCGGGGGCTGAGGATGCCGCCGGCGGCGATGCCGGCCAGCTGGCTGACGATGAGGGCGCTGGTCAGGGACTTGCTGAGGCCCAGTTCCTGGATGCCCAGCGGGTTGATGAGGAGCACCTGCAGGGAGCCCGAGAACCAGATGAACACCGAGGCCCCCACGGTGAACGCCAGGAGGCGGTCCTTCCGGATGCCCGCGAGGTCGCGCAGGGTGGCCAGGGGGCCCAGCCACGGGAAGGGGGCGCGCGGGTCGGCCGCGGGATAGGAGGCGACCTTGAAGCTGACCGCGAGCCCGCCGAGAGCCACCAGGATCACGCCGGCGCCCACCAGGAGCCGCCCGCGGTCGATGCCGTGGAAGCCTGCCCCGGTCACGTCCAGCGTGAAGCCCGCCGCCGCGATGCCCACGAGGATCCCCACCGTGACCACCATGCGGAGCAGGCCGTTGGCCCGGGTCACGTAGTCCCCGGGGTAGAGCTCGGGGATGGAGCCGTTGATGGCCGGGCTCATGAACGCCGCCTGGGTGCCCATGGTGCCGAGCATGACCATGATGAGCCACCAGTTGCCCGTGGCGATGCCCGCGGCCCCCACCAGCATGGCGGCCAGTTCCACGGCCTTGGCCGTGATGACGACGGTGCGCTTGGCGAAGCGATCCGAGGCCCAGCCCGCCGGGGCCGCAAAGAGCAGGTAGGGGAAGGTGAACACGAAGATGGCCACCCCCTGCAGGCTGATCCGCCCCGCCGCCACCGCGAGGATGAGCACCGCCTGCTTGTAGTAGTTGTCGTTGAAGACGCCCAGGAAGAAGGCCGCGGCCATGGCTGCGAACTTCCCCCGGGCACGGTTGACCTGCTCGGTCTCATCGCTCAAAGGCCCTCCCCGGAACGAAGCGGACCCCGGGGAAGCCCCAGGGTCCGGCTCAGCAACGCTCGTATTGCCATGGATCAGAGATCAATCTCCCCGACGCCCAGCTCGTCGGCGGTGTCTTCGGAACTGTCCTTGATGGCCGGGGACACGTCCAGATCGTTGGCGATGCCCAGCATTTCGCTGGAGGACGCGTAGATCTGGCCCACCGTCTGCTTGCGCGTCTCGAGGGTCTGGATGAGCTCCTGCACGCGCTTGATCTCGTCGTTCAGGTGCTGCCACTCCACCCGGATGGTGTTGTTCATCTGGTCGACGTCCTGGCGGCAACGCTCACGGGCCTGCTCGTAGAACTGCTGCTGGTCTTTGCTGAGGTCCATGAATACTCCATACACAAGGGAAGGGAAACGCCAATGATTCGGATGGATCAAGGATACCTGGAACCGCCGGGAGGGGGGAAAGGGCAATTAGTTGAATATCCGGTACGCCACCCAGGCCACACCGGCGATCACCGCGATGAGGACGGGGATGAGCCACAGCGGCTGCTGGGCGTGGGCCATGGGAGCCGGCGGCATGGGCATGGGCTCGGGGGGGCGCACCCGCTGGGGCTGCGGCTGGACCGGCAGCGGCTGCGGCGGGCGCGGGGGCGGCGGCACGGGGGAAGCCGGCTGAAGGACCGGGTAGCGGTGCTGCAGGAGTTCCTCCAGCTCGGACCGGGACCCCTTCAGGACCATGTTCACGTACTCGGCGACGTCGTGCTCCGTGGGCTCGCTGCTGGTCTTCACCAGGAGGTTCTTGAGGTCCCGTTCCAGGAACCGGGCCGAAACGTAGCGGTGGTCGACGTCGCGGTTCAGGGCCTTGTTCACGATGGCGGCCATCTCCGGGGTCACGGCCGGGTTGACGGAACGCACCTCCTGGACCTTGCCCATGCGGACCTTCTCGAGGACCCCCAGCTCGCTGTCGGCCTGGAAGCAGCGCTCCCCGGTCAGGAGCTCGAAGAGCACCAGGCCGAGGGAGTAGATGTCGGACCGGCCGTCCAGGGCCCCGCCCAGGGCCTGTTCGGGGCTCATGTAGAGCAGCTTGCCCTTGAGGGCTCCCGCCATGGTCTGGGTGCTCTTGGTGGCGGCCTTGGCGATGCCGAAGTCCACCAGCTTCACCGCGCCCTCGTAGGAGATGAGGATGTTCTGGGGGCTGATGTCCCGGTGGACGAGCTTGAGCTCCTTGTCGTTGATGCCGCGCTTGCGGTGCGCGTAGTCCAGGGCGCTGGCCACCTTCATGGTGACGGCGGCGGCGATGGGCTCGGGCACCGGCAGGCGGTACTCCCGCACCTTGCGCAGCAGGCTGCGCAGGTCCCGGCCGTCCACGAACTCCATGGCGATGTAGTAGAACCCCATGGCCTTGCCCAGGTCGAAGATCTGGCAGATGTTGGGGTGCGTGAGCTGGGCGGCGAGCTTGGCCTCGTCGATGAACATCCGCACGAACTCGTCGTTGTCCGAGAGGTGGGGGAGGATGCGCTTGATGGCCACGATCTTCTCGAAGTCGTGCACGCCGCGCTGCCGGGCCTTGAAGAGCTCGGCCATGCCGCCCACGGCCACCTTCTCCAGGAGGTAGTAGTTCCCGAACTCCTCCATGCTCTCGTCCAGGGGGGCCGGCGGTTCGGGCGGGGCCGGCGGCGGCCAGTTCTCGGGGACCTGGGGCAGCGGGCCGGTGGCCTTGATGTCGACCTCGGAGCCCTCGAAGAAGCTGGAGATGCTCGGGACGCCGCCGAGCGTGAAATCCTTGGGCAGCGGGGGGGTGACGGCCCTGGGCTGTTCCGGGGGCACCTCGTCGAGGTCGGTCAGGATGTCGGCGAAGAGGTCCTCGGTGGTGAACTTCTGGGCCCCGGGGCCGAAGCCCCCGAGGCAGGAGCGCAGGGTCGCGGGCCAGACCTGGAGGGAGGTCTCCCGTCCCATGCGATGCAGGGCGGTGACGTCCAGGCCCGCCTTCAGGGCCCACGCCACGTCGGCCTCCGTGCCCCCGAGGGCCACGAGGGCGATGCCGGGCTTGCGGAGCTGGAGGTCCCGGAGCAGGGTCAGGCCCTCCCCGCCGATGGCCTGGGGATCGAACAGGACCACGTCCGGGGGGGTGGAGGCCGCGCCCTGGAAGCCGCTGGCGGCCCCCTGCACCCAGACGACGTCCCAGCCTTCGTTCCGCATGACCGCCGACAGGTCGGGGGTCCGGAAGGATTCGCCGTCCACGATGAGCAGGTGAGCCAGGGCCATAAATTCTCGAGAAAATGCAATTATAGACCGCAGGAGCGGGCGCGGCCAACTGGTCATCTTCAACAACGAATGCTGGCAATACCTGCATACGGCTGGTAACCTGATGGACGGCCCTTGAACCGGAGTTCTGGTTTTCGGGCGAATTCAAGGCGGAAGGAGGTGTCCCCACATGCCACTGGTCAAAATCAAGGAAGATGAAACTTTCGAGAACGCGCTTCGCCGCTTCAAGCGGAAGTGCGAGAAGTCTGGAATTCTCAGCGAGCTGAAGAAGCGTCAGCACTACGAGAAGCCCAGCGCCAAGCGCAAGCGGAAGATGCTCGCCGCACGCAAGAAGACGCTGAAGCGCCTCGCCCAGGAGCGGAGGCTGATGGGCTGATGCCCTCGTTTCCGATAGGATAGAGAGGCCCGCCCACGGCGGGCCTTTTTCGTGCCCAGATGACAAGACCACCCCTCGCCTCCGAACTCCAAGCCGTCGAGTTCCCCACCCTGGCCGCCCTGGTGGCGGGGGGGGCCCGCACGCGCCTGGGCCGGGCGGCCCTCCGGGAGCTCCATCCCTGGGACGGCCTCTGCGGATTGCGGCGCCTGAAGCAGATGGAGCTGGGGCCCACCTGGTCCCTGGATCCGGGCGCCCTGCCCATCGTGCCCTTCGACGAGGCCCTGGACGAGGTGCTGAACCCCGCCGGCTGGCCCCAGCCCGAGCATTGGCGCCAGCTCCGGGAAGGGCTGCGCTCCCTGGCCACCCTGCTGCGCACGGCCAGGGGCCTGGAATGGCCGGCTGACCAGCCCGGTCCCGAAGGCACGGAGCTGGGCATCGACCGGCTCCAGGTCACCGCCGACCTCCTGCCCGACCCCGGCCCCGTGGCCGACCAGCTCGCGCGCAGCTTCACCGAGGACGGGCAGCTGGACCCCATGCGGGTGCC from Geothrix sp. 21YS21S-2 includes these protein-coding regions:
- a CDS encoding MFS transporter; this encodes MSDETEQVNRARGKFAAMAAAFFLGVFNDNYYKQAVLILAVAAGRISLQGVAIFVFTFPYLLFAAPAGWASDRFAKRTVVITAKAVELAAMLVGAAGIATGNWWLIMVMLGTMGTQAAFMSPAINGSIPELYPGDYVTRANGLLRMVVTVGILVGIAAAGFTLDVTGAGFHGIDRGRLLVGAGVILVALGGLAVSFKVASYPAADPRAPFPWLGPLATLRDLAGIRKDRLLAFTVGASVFIWFSGSLQVLLINPLGIQELGLSKSLTSALIVSQLAGIAAGGILSPRWAKGEDWHRVLAPAGAGMGLSMMALPALRLLPAPFVVPAVFVAVALVGLFGGIFLIPVESFIQRRPEASRRGAVLASANFAVFGGIMLSGPLSNLLNAHWAPTTGMCVVGCLALVLSAGMRVLLRSAQWA
- a CDS encoding protein kinase; translated protein: MALAHLLIVDGESFRTPDLSAVMRNEGWDVVWVQGAASGFQGAASTPPDVVLFDPQAIGGEGLTLLRDLQLRKPGIALVALGGTEADVAWALKAGLDVTALHRMGRETSLQVWPATLRSCLGGFGPGAQKFTTEDLFADILTDLDEVPPEQPRAVTPPLPKDFTLGGVPSISSFFEGSEVDIKATGPLPQVPENWPPPAPPEPPAPLDESMEEFGNYYLLEKVAVGGMAELFKARQRGVHDFEKIVAIKRILPHLSDNDEFVRMFIDEAKLAAQLTHPNICQIFDLGKAMGFYYIAMEFVDGRDLRSLLRKVREYRLPVPEPIAAAVTMKVASALDYAHRKRGINDKELKLVHRDISPQNILISYEGAVKLVDFGIAKAATKSTQTMAGALKGKLLYMSPEQALGGALDGRSDIYSLGLVLFELLTGERCFQADSELGVLEKVRMGKVQEVRSVNPAVTPEMAAIVNKALNRDVDHRYVSARFLERDLKNLLVKTSSEPTEHDVAEYVNMVLKGSRSELEELLQHRYPVLQPASPVPPPPRPPQPLPVQPQPQRVRPPEPMPMPPAPMAHAQQPLWLIPVLIAVIAGVAWVAYRIFN
- the rpsU gene encoding 30S ribosomal protein S21; this encodes MPLVKIKEDETFENALRRFKRKCEKSGILSELKKRQHYEKPSAKRKRKMLAARKKTLKRLAQERRLMG